In Thermospira aquatica, the following proteins share a genomic window:
- a CDS encoding sigma-70 family RNA polymerase sigma factor — translation MQRANILKQYVKEICRYPLLTAEEERELAIRVQNGDEKAKEKLITSNLRLVVKIAKEMNYGKFSVMDLIQSGNEGLMKSVERFDPERNIRFSSYAAYWIRQAIWRFLCENKQIEKISHRMQDKKRDIHRHIESFFLSMSRLPSALELAKMMDISLFEAAEELRAYYPQMSEGVTFDLDDIPDGEDLEEKVERECLSETLQEVIKDLDEHSRDLIKMRYGLEDGERCTLGDLARRFHMSVEGVRQKERRILSMLQDKYSFLRAYLA, via the coding sequence ATGCAAAGGGCGAATATTTTAAAACAATATGTCAAAGAGATCTGTCGTTATCCCCTCTTAACTGCCGAGGAAGAGAGAGAACTGGCGATACGAGTTCAAAATGGAGATGAGAAGGCAAAAGAGAAACTCATTACCTCAAATCTGCGATTGGTGGTAAAAATAGCAAAAGAAATGAACTATGGAAAGTTTTCTGTGATGGATCTCATCCAGAGCGGTAATGAGGGGCTCATGAAGAGTGTTGAGCGGTTTGATCCTGAGAGAAATATTCGATTTTCGAGTTATGCAGCCTACTGGATTAGACAGGCTATCTGGAGATTCCTCTGTGAAAACAAACAAATTGAAAAGATTTCTCATCGCATGCAGGACAAAAAACGTGATATTCATCGTCATATTGAGTCTTTTTTTCTTTCCATGAGTCGTCTACCCTCTGCTCTGGAACTTGCGAAAATGATGGATATTTCTCTGTTTGAGGCGGCAGAGGAGCTCAGGGCATATTATCCCCAGATGTCTGAAGGAGTGACGTTTGATCTGGATGATATCCCTGATGGAGAAGATCTCGAAGAGAAAGTGGAGAGGGAATGTCTTTCTGAAACACTTCAGGAGGTTATAAAGGATCTGGATGAGCATTCACGGGATCTTATTAAGATGCGCTATGGCTTGGAGGATGGGGAAAGATGTACGCTCGGGGATCTGGCTAGGAGGTTTCATATGAGTGTGGAGGGTGTTCGGCAAAAGGAGCGTCGGATTCTTTCGATGCTTCAGGATAAGTATTCTTTTCTTCGTGCCTACCTTGCATAG
- a CDS encoding ATP-binding protein, producing MIKKLKLEAFGRFHNTSFPMTQTTVFFGPNESGKTTIFDAIAIALCAPTKGKKSSEWEAIHKRYEGFLPPEIETTARVSLDYGKFFNFFAIRSGESSIEFEEEKNWLSDMRSRLFSGGYDITRLSTRFTNLVESRQKDAYPRLIAECEQELQRYQQEIKQLTDEAQRYKNSLELLQKTEATLKEITSTLEEKLSRRKKLQTELEHLEQKLEASNIQHWIKLYEKYESIRDDIARHYAGLEENEILSLENKAKEIEKTRTTLQQDIAILARKQSTLQILLSQIAHINEEIHTREREQKKKNTLAFFLSLTSGLFGLLAIASATIVFFLSRIPWYIGIITGSVFFFMGILTLFGSFLVKKDTLTTPLRSEIENAYQEALRENLIFSRPSNWENFCQDIAKLQESFSALFREKQQSLENLKKTEEEFQTSYQRFCFEHNVSSLAVARERLDELKQKNSEMNTILHALETHPLRDKSHTLEEQYHHFKTRLENLSPTDLDSAKNAQQQKVALKNQLVSLEDEIQKLEAKKQQLSENRVQIRTELLAMETAMQAYAAKKTEAQRLEKRKEILSQEKQACEKILAIFSEIENKQASVFTILAEEVKKEFGDIFPPFKEIEIQAFSEEAIRIPDATATRRPLKYLSRGTQDLFYLALRLFLGRKMWDDPNTPGLFLLDEPFAALDENRTQIALKILQHFQNLYHWQYIILTKDENLVNLFKTWPEVTIHTLSRSLL from the coding sequence GTGATTAAAAAGCTCAAGCTTGAGGCATTTGGCAGATTTCACAACACAAGCTTTCCTATGACACAAACCACCGTCTTTTTTGGCCCCAACGAGTCAGGGAAAACAACCATCTTTGATGCGATTGCGATTGCCCTATGCGCCCCTACAAAAGGCAAAAAATCCTCCGAATGGGAAGCAATCCATAAGCGGTATGAGGGATTTCTCCCGCCTGAAATCGAAACAACTGCACGAGTTTCTCTTGACTACGGGAAATTTTTCAATTTTTTTGCCATTCGTTCCGGTGAAAGCTCTATCGAGTTTGAAGAGGAAAAAAACTGGCTCTCTGACATGCGCTCACGGCTTTTTTCGGGAGGATACGATATCACCCGCCTCTCGACAAGATTTACAAACCTTGTAGAATCCCGCCAAAAAGATGCTTACCCCCGCCTTATCGCCGAATGTGAACAAGAGCTTCAGCGCTATCAACAGGAAATAAAACAACTCACCGATGAGGCACAGCGCTATAAAAACTCCCTCGAGCTTCTTCAAAAGACCGAGGCTACCCTTAAAGAGATCACCTCCACCCTTGAAGAAAAGCTCTCCCGGCGCAAAAAACTGCAAACAGAACTCGAACATCTTGAACAAAAGCTCGAAGCGAGTAACATCCAGCACTGGATAAAGCTCTACGAAAAGTATGAATCCATCCGTGATGACATTGCCCGGCATTATGCAGGATTAGAAGAAAACGAAATCCTCTCCCTCGAAAACAAGGCAAAAGAGATAGAAAAAACGAGAACCACCCTTCAACAGGACATTGCCATCCTCGCCCGTAAACAAAGCACCCTTCAAATCCTTCTTTCCCAGATAGCCCATATCAACGAGGAAATCCATACACGAGAAAGAGAGCAAAAGAAAAAAAACACCCTTGCTTTTTTCCTTTCTCTCACATCCGGTCTGTTTGGACTGTTGGCTATTGCATCAGCCACCATAGTATTTTTTCTCTCACGTATCCCCTGGTATATAGGGATAATTACCGGAAGTGTCTTTTTCTTTATGGGCATTTTGACACTCTTTGGAAGTTTTCTCGTGAAAAAAGATACTCTCACCACCCCCCTTCGCTCAGAGATAGAAAACGCCTATCAGGAGGCCCTCCGGGAGAATCTCATCTTTTCCCGCCCTTCCAATTGGGAAAACTTCTGCCAGGATATAGCCAAACTTCAGGAATCCTTTTCTGCCCTTTTTCGGGAAAAACAACAAAGTCTGGAAAATCTTAAAAAAACAGAGGAAGAGTTTCAAACATCCTACCAGCGTTTCTGTTTCGAACACAATGTCAGCTCCCTTGCCGTCGCCCGAGAAAGACTCGATGAACTCAAACAAAAAAACTCAGAAATGAACACGATCCTTCACGCCCTTGAGACACACCCCCTCCGTGACAAAAGCCACACCCTCGAAGAACAATACCACCACTTCAAAACTCGTTTAGAAAACCTCTCTCCAACCGACCTTGATTCGGCAAAAAATGCCCAGCAGCAAAAAGTTGCTCTCAAAAACCAACTTGTATCCCTTGAAGACGAAATCCAAAAACTCGAAGCCAAAAAACAACAGCTCTCCGAAAACCGGGTTCAAATTCGCACAGAACTTCTTGCTATGGAAACAGCCATGCAAGCCTACGCAGCCAAAAAAACCGAAGCCCAGAGACTCGAAAAGAGAAAAGAAATCCTCTCTCAGGAAAAACAAGCCTGTGAAAAGATCCTTGCCATCTTCTCGGAGATCGAAAACAAACAGGCAAGTGTCTTTACGATCCTTGCCGAGGAGGTGAAAAAGGAATTCGGAGACATTTTCCCGCCTTTTAAGGAGATTGAAATCCAGGCATTCTCCGAGGAAGCGATCCGTATCCCTGATGCTACCGCTACCAGGCGCCCTCTCAAATACCTCTCCCGTGGCACACAGGATCTTTTTTATCTTGCCCTGCGTCTTTTTCTCGGAAGAAAGATGTGGGATGACCCCAACACGCCAGGACTTTTCCTCTTGGATGAGCCCTTTGCCGCTCTCGATGAAAATCGCACTCAAATCGCTTTAAAGATCCTGCAACACTTCCAGAATCTCTACCACTGGCAGTACATCATCCTCACCAAGGATGAAAACCTTGTCAACCTCTTTAAAACCTGGCCTGAGGTGACCATCCACACACTCTCTCGTTCCCTCTTATAA
- a CDS encoding metallophosphoesterase family protein — protein sequence MKIALISDLHLSFQLPWTKTVWESFLTHVEKKGISTIVIGGDLFDSIDDAYQLRTWFASSLEKTPISRVLWIAGNHDLTNPLTTTQSYQLEDLSFGDKIEISLVPDLYLEDDLEILTYPYPKNPKEQNDAFSPVILAEKFPPPTHRRIAVGHVALSSWLNVEENDNLIIPIQFASMLSCDRVFLGHIHQHKSRDAYQTLGSARVWRKGEKDPHGYWIYDSTTDTIDFFPLKEGRTYEETEVFVFYDTLDEKNHPAVDEFTWLHITLHGVVQNDEQKEAVKKNLRASYPKACEISFDDQDLHLASALATHPLWQTFFSTWEKHYEKAPETEKTSWLLARQIFVREFLKTGGKL from the coding sequence ATGAAAATTGCTTTGATTTCTGACCTTCATCTCTCTTTTCAACTCCCATGGACAAAAACTGTCTGGGAGAGTTTTCTTACTCATGTCGAAAAAAAAGGCATTTCCACCATCGTTATCGGAGGAGATCTTTTCGATAGCATTGATGATGCCTACCAACTGCGAACCTGGTTTGCCTCTTCTCTCGAAAAGACCCCCATAAGCCGTGTCCTCTGGATAGCGGGAAACCATGACCTCACCAATCCCCTCACCACCACCCAATCCTATCAGCTCGAGGACCTCTCTTTTGGCGACAAGATAGAGATTTCGCTTGTTCCCGATCTGTACCTGGAAGACGATCTGGAAATCCTCACCTATCCCTATCCAAAAAATCCAAAAGAACAAAACGACGCATTTTCCCCCGTGATACTTGCTGAAAAGTTTCCCCCACCTACCCATAGACGCATTGCCGTTGGTCATGTTGCCCTCTCCAGCTGGCTCAACGTAGAAGAAAACGACAATCTCATTATCCCCATCCAGTTTGCTTCAATGCTCTCTTGTGATCGAGTGTTTCTCGGTCATATCCATCAACACAAGTCCAGGGACGCCTACCAAACCCTCGGTTCTGCCCGTGTATGGAGAAAAGGAGAAAAAGACCCGCATGGCTACTGGATCTACGATTCCACAACCGACACCATAGATTTTTTCCCCCTCAAAGAGGGAAGAACCTACGAGGAAACAGAGGTTTTTGTCTTCTATGACACGCTGGATGAAAAAAACCATCCCGCCGTGGACGAATTCACCTGGCTTCACATCACCCTTCACGGCGTTGTGCAAAACGACGAACAAAAAGAAGCCGTTAAAAAAAACCTCCGTGCTTCTTACCCCAAAGCCTGTGAGATTAGCTTTGACGATCAGGATCTCCACCTTGCCTCTGCCCTTGCTACCCATCCTCTCTGGCAAACGTTCTTCTCTACATGGGAAAAACACTACGAAAAGGCTCCTGAGACAGAAAAAACCTCCTGGCTTCTTGCAAGACAGATCTTTGTGAGAGAATTTCTCAAAACAGGGGGCAAACTGTGA
- the flgF gene encoding flagellar basal-body rod protein FlgF — translation MVRSIFTGASGMMVTMEEMNTVANNLANVNTDGYKRETSVTKAFPEMLIRRINDDGVVKFPLGSYDLAPVVGKLGTGVEFNESYIRFEQGSLLETENDFDLALEGDGFFTVMTEQGERYTRNGNFNISVDGYLVDKHGNRVMGEKGFIRLARNNFKIDQDGNVYVNLDYAPEDFVDKAGNEWKNMALVDRLKIVDFPERRYLAKEGYTWYKETDFSGPATIIPEGKRPKVIQGALEKSNVDPVVEMVRMIEINRLYEANQKSIQTADETLAKAVGQVGRGLA, via the coding sequence ATGGTTCGCTCAATATTTACCGGTGCCTCGGGCATGATGGTAACCATGGAAGAAATGAACACGGTGGCCAACAATCTGGCCAATGTCAATACAGACGGCTATAAGCGAGAAACGAGTGTGACCAAGGCATTTCCTGAGATGCTTATTCGTCGTATCAATGATGATGGGGTGGTGAAGTTCCCCCTGGGGAGTTACGATCTTGCTCCTGTGGTAGGCAAGCTGGGGACGGGAGTGGAGTTTAATGAAAGCTATATCCGTTTTGAACAGGGGAGTCTCCTCGAGACAGAGAATGATTTTGACCTCGCTTTGGAAGGAGATGGATTTTTTACGGTGATGACTGAACAGGGAGAGCGATACACTCGCAATGGAAATTTTAATATCTCTGTTGATGGGTATCTTGTGGACAAACACGGAAACAGGGTAATGGGGGAGAAAGGATTTATTCGCCTTGCGAGAAACAATTTCAAGATCGATCAAGATGGGAATGTCTATGTCAACCTGGATTACGCTCCAGAGGATTTTGTTGACAAGGCTGGCAATGAATGGAAGAATATGGCCCTGGTGGATAGACTCAAGATTGTGGATTTTCCTGAGAGGCGGTATCTTGCCAAAGAAGGCTATACCTGGTACAAAGAAACAGATTTTTCCGGTCCTGCCACCATTATTCCTGAAGGGAAAAGGCCAAAGGTGATTCAGGGAGCGCTTGAAAAGTCCAACGTGGATCCAGTGGTAGAGATGGTGCGGATGATTGAGATCAATCGTCTCTATGAGGCAAATCAAAAGAGCATCCAGACAGCTGATGAGACACTGGCAAAAGCTGTGGGACAGGTTGGTAGGGGTCTAGCATAA
- a CDS encoding DEAD/DEAH box helicase, which yields MLFHELNISEAVSKAIHDMGFIEPSPIQKEAIPLLLDGHNVFGQAQTGTGKTAAFGIPMVEKIEDKRTTQGLVLVPTRELAIQVSGELQRIAQYKKWMVILPIYGGQSIERQIRSLSRGIHIVVGTPGRVLDHIARGTLHLDKVSFCTLDEADVMLDMGFIDDVREILSRIPPSAQKALFSATLSPQIKALIQDFVDNPRFVTIPHKELTVPNISQFYYEVRESEKPQALTRVIDYYNPNQTVVFVNTKIRVEELKEKLHAAGYEVEALHGDMKQTQREFVMKRFRAQHFDILLATDVAARGLDIENIDLVVNYDLPQDEEYYVHRIGRTARAGREGTAVTFVTLREIKRLKDIERYIKTKIERKRLPSLEDIEKIQTRAVLDEIATVIEEGGLEKYLDILSEGLSEYESPEIAAALLKMLMGETEQKETPSFDSPQTVRLFLTLGRESIDIRNLLAWISDNTGIRSQELGRITMRESFSFVDVPRERLDDFLAGLDRKKYKGKTVRVEIAREKEK from the coding sequence ATGTTGTTTCATGAACTCAACATCTCAGAGGCTGTTTCCAAAGCCATCCATGACATGGGCTTTATCGAACCCTCTCCCATTCAGAAGGAAGCCATCCCTCTTCTTCTCGATGGTCACAATGTCTTTGGTCAGGCTCAGACCGGTACAGGGAAAACGGCAGCTTTTGGTATTCCCATGGTGGAGAAAATCGAGGATAAACGTACCACTCAGGGACTCGTCCTGGTCCCCACCCGAGAGTTAGCCATCCAGGTCTCTGGAGAGCTGCAGAGAATCGCTCAGTACAAAAAATGGATGGTAATCCTCCCCATCTATGGGGGACAATCCATTGAGCGCCAGATTCGCTCCCTTTCCCGGGGGATTCATATCGTAGTTGGAACACCGGGACGCGTTCTTGATCATATAGCGAGGGGAACACTTCATCTCGACAAAGTATCATTTTGCACTCTTGATGAGGCTGATGTGATGCTTGACATGGGATTCATCGATGATGTCCGGGAGATCCTTAGCCGCATCCCACCATCAGCTCAAAAGGCACTCTTCTCTGCAACGCTTTCTCCCCAGATCAAGGCACTTATTCAAGACTTTGTAGACAACCCAAGGTTTGTTACCATCCCTCACAAAGAACTCACTGTGCCCAATATCTCCCAGTTCTACTACGAGGTTCGGGAATCTGAAAAACCACAAGCCCTGACCAGGGTAATCGACTACTACAATCCCAACCAAACCGTGGTTTTTGTCAATACCAAAATACGTGTCGAGGAGCTCAAAGAAAAACTCCACGCCGCTGGTTATGAGGTAGAAGCTCTCCATGGGGATATGAAACAAACCCAGCGAGAGTTTGTTATGAAACGTTTCCGCGCTCAACATTTCGATATTCTTTTGGCCACCGATGTTGCTGCACGAGGGCTTGATATTGAAAACATTGATCTTGTGGTAAATTACGATCTCCCTCAGGATGAAGAATACTACGTCCATCGCATTGGGAGGACAGCGCGAGCAGGAAGAGAAGGGACCGCCGTGACATTCGTTACCCTTCGGGAGATCAAACGTCTCAAAGATATCGAACGCTATATCAAGACAAAGATCGAAAGAAAACGTCTTCCCTCTCTTGAAGATATTGAAAAAATTCAGACAAGGGCAGTTCTTGACGAGATTGCCACGGTTATTGAGGAGGGTGGACTCGAAAAGTATCTCGATATTCTCAGCGAAGGTCTCTCTGAATATGAATCACCAGAAATTGCCGCCGCACTGCTCAAAATGCTCATGGGAGAAACAGAACAAAAAGAAACCCCATCGTTCGATTCCCCCCAAACCGTAAGACTTTTTCTCACGCTTGGCAGAGAATCTATCGATATTCGAAATCTTCTCGCATGGATTTCAGACAACACAGGCATACGCAGTCAGGAACTTGGCCGCATCACGATGAGGGAGAGTTTTTCCTTTGTTGATGTTCCCCGTGAAAGGCTGGACGATTTCCTGGCAGGACTTGACAGAAAAAAATACAAAGGGAAAACCGTCCGCGTTGAAATAGCACGAGAAAAAGAAAAATAA